One genomic region from Salvia hispanica cultivar TCC Black 2014 chromosome 2, UniMelb_Shisp_WGS_1.0, whole genome shotgun sequence encodes:
- the LOC125204730 gene encoding DEAD-box ATP-dependent RNA helicase 20, producing the protein MSRYDSRSADPGSYRERRGDSGFGYKKEHDSSYRSSSSSKRDSDGGAETAPRKSELDGLTPFEKNFYVETQSIAAMSESDVEEYRRRREITVEGKDVPKPVKSFNDVGFPEYVLQEIEKAGFTEPTPIQAQGWPMALKGRDLIGIAETGSGKTLAYLLPAIVHVNAQPFLAPGDGPIVLVLAPTRELAVQIQQEATKFGASSKIKNTCIYGGVPKGPQVRDLQKGVEVVIATPGRLIDMLESHHTNLRRVTYLVLDEADRMLDMGFEPQIRKIVDQIRPDRQTLYWSATWPKEVEQLARRSLFNPYKVIIGSPDLKANHAIRQHVDIVSESQKYNKLVKLLEDIMDGSRILIFMDTKKGCDQTTRQLRMDGWPALSIHGDKSQAERDWVLSEFRAGKSPIMTATDVAARGLDVKDVKYVINYDFPGSLEDYVHRIGRTGRAGAKGTAYTFFTAANARFAKDLINILEEAGQKVSPELVSMGRGAPPPPAYGGSRDRGRGYGGGRSWN; encoded by the exons ATGAGCCGCTACGACAGCCGCTCCGCCGACCCAGGCTCTTACCGTGAGCGCCGCGG GGATTCGGGGTTTGGTTATAAGAAAGAACACGACAGCAGTTATCGGTCCTCGTCTTCGTCGAAGAGAGACTCCGATGGCGGGGCGGAGACTGCGCCGCGGAAGTCGGAGTTGGATGGACTGACGCCGTTCGAGAAGAATTTTTATGTGGAGACTCAGTCTATTGCCGCCATGTCGGAGAGTGACGTGGAGGAGTATAGGCGGCGACGGGAGATTACCGTTGAAGGGAAGGATGTGCCGAAGCCTGTTAAGAGCTTTAACGATGTCGGTTTTCCAG AATATGTTCTACAAGAAATTGAAAAGGCTGGATTTACTGAACCTACACCTATTCAAGCTCAAGGGTGGCCTATGGCTCTGAAGGGACGGGATCTTATTGGTATTGCAGAAACAGGGTCCGGGAAGACACTTGCTTATCTCTTACCTGCTATCGTTCACGTTAATGCACAGCCATTCTTAG CTCCGGGAGATGGTCCAATAGTTTTAGTTTTAGCTCCAACTCGCGAGCTTGCTGTTCAAATACAACAAGAAGCTACTAAATTTGGTGCATCTTCAAAGATTAAGAATACATGCATATACGGAGGGGTACCTAAGGGACCCCAAGTTCGTGATCTCCAGAAAG GTGTCGAAGTTGTCATTGCTACACCTGGAAGGCTAATTGATATGTTGGAATCTCACCATACAAATTTGCGAAGGGTGACTTATCTTGTGTTGGATGAGGCAGATCGTATGTTAGACATGGGGTTTGAGCCTCAGATTAGAAAAATTGTTGATCAG ATCCGCCCAGATCGTCAGACTTTGTACTGGAGTGCCACATGGCCAAAGGAGGTCGAGCAACTTGCTAGGAGGTCCCTTTTTAATCCATATAAA GTAATTATTGGGTCACCAGATTTGAAAGCCAACCATGCAATTCGCCAGcatgttgatattgtatcaGAAAGTCAAAAATATAACAA ATTAGTGAAACTGCTGGAGGACATCATGGATGGTAGCcgcattttgatttttatggaCACTAAAAAAGGGTGTGATCAGACTACTAGACAACTCCGCATGGATGGTTGGCCCGCACTATCTATTCACGGAGATAAAAGTCAAGCAGAGAGAGATTGGGTTCTGTCAGAATTCAGGGCCGGGAAGAGTCCCATAATGACTGCTACAGATGTTGCAGCTCGTGGTCTAG ATGTCAAGGATGTGAAATACGTGATCAATTATGACTTTCCTGGATCTCTAGAGGATTACGTTCATCGTATTGGTAGAACCGGAAGGGCTGGTGCTAAAGGTACTGCATACACTTTCTTCACTGCTGCTAATGCCAGATTTGCGAAGGACCTCATTAATATTCTGGAAGAGGCTGGACAGAAAGTCAGTCCTGAACTGGTCTCCATGGGACGTGGTGCACCTCCTCCACCAG CATATGGTGGTTCTCGAGATCGTGGAAGGGGATATGGCGGAGGGCGCTCTTGGAACTGA
- the LOC125204732 gene encoding uncharacterized protein LOC125204732, giving the protein MSEEGPKLFTNKPKKSQLKASGTTSSSSAGATAPPPPPPTPPVKETFQRFKFYKTIALVLSLTVGAYAFARTVLKVGPQEKKAEDPTISTSSSSTSATATATTITEQPASSPAVEPIQRPPIPEEQQRELYKWMLEEKRKAKPRDAEEKKRIDEEKAILKQLIRAKSLPKI; this is encoded by the exons ATGAGCGAAGAAGGCCCAAAGCTCTTCACCAACAAACCTAAAAAAT CTCAGTTGAAGGCATCTGGAACGACATCCTCGTCGTCAGCGGGAGCCACCGCTCCTCCGCCACCACCGCCGACGCCGCCGGTTAAGGAGACTTTCCAGCGATTTAAGTTCTATAAGACGATTGCGTTGGTTCTCAGTTTAACTGTTGGAG CTTATGCTTTCGCAAGGACTGTGTTGAAAGTAGGACCGCAAGAGAAGAAAGCTGAGGATCCTACAATTTCTACATCATCGTCTTCAACCTCTGCCACTGCGACTGCGACTACTATCACCGAACAGCCTGCTTCCTCACCTGCTGTAGAGCCCATCCAACGACCACCAATCCCGGAGGAACAGCAGCGTGAGCTATACAAATGGATGCTAGAAGAGAAGAGGAAAGCGAAGCCCAGAGACGCGGAAGAGAAAAAGCGCATTGATGAGGAGAAAGCCATTCTAAAACAGTTAATCCGAGCCAAGTCCCTCCCCAAAATCTGA
- the LOC125204733 gene encoding uncharacterized protein LOC125204733 gives MGGEGPLLFAGKPKKSKLKASVAHPPPPPPRQPQRPKGFFRSRYRVIVPLLLALNFSIGAYVLVKTTLRDRRISEEKVAEGLTSSRSEEKVPEEITGSRSTSTA, from the exons atgggTGGTGAAGGCCCTCTGCTCTTTGCCGGCAAACCGAAAAAAT CGAAGCTGAAGGCATCTGTGGCTCATCCCCCTCCACCTCCGCCTCGTCAACCACAACGTCCGAAGGGGTTCTTCCGCAGCCGCTATAGGGTTATCGTTCCACTCTTGCTGGCCCTCAATTTCTCCATCGGAG CCTATGTTCTTGTGAAGACTACATTAAGAGATAGGAGAATTTCAGAGGAGAAAGTGGCTGAAGGACTTACTAGTTCTAGATCAGAGGAGAAAGTGCCTGAAGAAATTACTGGTTCTAGATCGACATCCACAGCGTAA
- the LOC125206037 gene encoding protein FLX-like 3: MAGRNRVPHEVFGHRRGYPAEEHIPRGPLIRPIPPHPALLEEELEIRHLELRRLLDENRRLVEDRIALERDLNSAREEFRRMNLGINDMRAEQDLQSRELIERVLKLDADLRATEPLKIEAAKLRDEIHRLNAIRQDLTGQIQGLSQELAKFRAENQKIPGLKNEIDGLHQELVRARTAVDFEKNAHIELVEQRQAMEKNMVGMAREVEKLRAELANARAWNAGGAYGMKYKNPDANFPAPYDDAYGIRQGPSYGSSSASWGGHEKPRMNRR; encoded by the exons ATGGCGGGAAGAAACCGAGTTCCTCATGAAGTTTTTGGCCACCGGCGCGGCTATCCAGCAGAGGAGCATATCCCTCGAGGCCCTTTAATCCGGCCTATACCTCCTCATCCTGCTCTATTAGAGGAAGAACTTGAAATTCGACATCTTGAGCTTCGGAGGCTACTAGATGAAAATCGAAGACTGGTTGAGGACAGAATTGCTTTGGAGCGAGATTTAAATTCTGCGAGGGAAGAGTTCCGTCGCATGAATCTAGGCATTAATGATATGCGCGCTGAACAAGACCTCCAATCTAGGGAGCTTATCGAAAGGGTTCTGAAGTTGGATGCTGACCTTCGGGCTACTGAGCCTTTAAAAATTGAGGCTGCAAAACTTCGTGATGAGATTCATAGACTGAATGCCATTAGGCAGGATCTAACGGGGCAAATTCAGGGTCTCTCTCAAGAACTTGCTAAGTTTCGGGCTGAAAACCAGAAAATTCCTGGTTTAAAGAATGAGATTGACGGACTGCATCAGGAACTTGTGCGAGCTAG AACTGCTGTCGATTTTGAAAAGAATGCACATATTGAGCTGGTGGAACAGAGGCAGGCAATGGAGAAGAACATGGTCGGCATGGCTCGTGAAGTTGAGAAGCTGCGTGCTGAGCTTGCAAATGCTAGAGCATGGAATGCAG GTGGGGCCTATGGAATGAAGTACAAAAACCCTGATGCCAATTTTCCTGCCCCTTATGACGACGCATATGGGATTCGCCAG GGTCCTTCATATGGTTCCAGTTCTGCTTCCTGGGGAGGCCATGAAAAACCAAGGATGAATCGCCGTTGA